From one Streptomyces sp. N50 genomic stretch:
- a CDS encoding DUF4267 domain-containing protein gives MTITAYTLAIVLDLFCLFLGYRFLFQPGPAAAGYGVPADPAGDAGAYLTIKGLRDGTLGLVGLAVLAFAGAHAEAWFMLCVALVPFGDTLIVLRHGGAKAVAFGIHFATAIVVLISAVLLFLV, from the coding sequence ATGACCATCACCGCGTACACCCTGGCGATCGTGCTCGACCTGTTCTGTCTGTTCCTCGGCTACCGGTTCCTGTTCCAGCCCGGCCCCGCCGCCGCCGGTTACGGGGTCCCGGCCGATCCCGCCGGTGACGCCGGCGCCTACCTCACGATCAAGGGCCTCAGGGACGGCACGCTGGGCCTGGTGGGCCTCGCCGTGCTGGCTTTCGCCGGGGCGCATGCCGAGGCCTGGTTCATGCTCTGTGTGGCCCTCGTGCCGTTCGGCGACACCCTGATAGTGCTGCGCCACGGCGGGGCGAAAGCCGTCGCTTTCGGGATCCACTTCGCCACGGCGATCGTTGTACTGATCAGTGCCGTGCTGCTGTTCCTCGTCTGA